One genomic window of Microbaculum marinisediminis includes the following:
- a CDS encoding choline ABC transporter substrate-binding protein, whose product MKVCLRSQLASVLGGVAVAAVVATGAVAKDPESCKVVTFSDVGWTDITATTAATSVVLEALGYETDIKVLSVPVTYASLKNKDVDVFLGNWMPTMEADIRPYLDDGTVVSLGVNLEGAKYTLAVPQYTFDKGLATFENIADFRDDLGNKIYGIEPGNDGNRLILDMIDGDAFNLKGFEIVESSEQGMLAQVARAVSRKEDIVFLAWEPHPMNANFDLVYLPGGDDYFGPDLGGATVYTNVAAGFVEECPNVGALLQNQTFTLAMENEIMGAILDDGKEADVAARDWLKANPAMWEAWVDGVTTYEGGNAKEAVKAHLGK is encoded by the coding sequence ATGAAAGTCTGTCTTCGAAGCCAGCTGGCCAGTGTGCTGGGGGGCGTCGCCGTCGCGGCGGTCGTCGCCACGGGCGCCGTCGCCAAGGACCCGGAGTCCTGCAAGGTCGTGACCTTCTCCGACGTCGGCTGGACCGACATCACCGCGACCACCGCGGCCACCTCGGTGGTGCTCGAGGCGCTCGGCTACGAGACCGACATCAAGGTCCTGTCGGTGCCCGTCACCTACGCCTCGCTGAAGAACAAGGACGTCGACGTCTTCCTCGGCAACTGGATGCCGACCATGGAGGCCGACATCCGGCCCTATCTCGACGACGGCACGGTGGTCAGCCTCGGCGTCAATCTGGAAGGCGCCAAGTACACGCTGGCCGTGCCGCAATACACCTTCGACAAGGGCCTCGCGACCTTCGAGAATATCGCCGACTTCCGCGACGACCTGGGCAACAAGATCTACGGCATCGAGCCGGGCAATGACGGCAATCGCCTGATCCTCGACATGATCGACGGCGACGCCTTCAACCTGAAGGGCTTCGAGATCGTCGAATCCTCCGAGCAGGGCATGCTCGCGCAGGTCGCCCGCGCCGTCTCCCGCAAGGAGGACATCGTCTTCCTCGCCTGGGAGCCGCATCCGATGAACGCCAATTTCGATCTCGTCTACCTGCCGGGCGGCGACGACTATTTCGGCCCGGATCTCGGCGGCGCCACCGTCTACACAAACGTGGCCGCCGGCTTCGTCGAGGAATGCCCGAACGTCGGCGCGCTCCTGCAGAACCAGACGTTCACGCTGGCGATGGAAAACGAGATCATGGGCGCCATCCTCGACGACGGCAAGGAAGCCGACGTCGCGGCCAGGGACTGGCTGAAGGCCAATCCGGCCATGTGGGAAGCCTGGGTCGACGGCGTGACCACCTACGAGGGCGGCAACGCCAAGGAAGCCGTCAAGGCGCACCTGGGCAAGTGA
- the choW gene encoding choline ABC transporter permease subunit, producing the protein MEWLVEHKIPIGQWAKAFVDWLTVNAAWLFDFIALVLEHMIDGILWILQTPHPLVIVAFTVALAWVVRRSLSFPIFVLLAMLLVINQGYWEETTETLALVISATVVCMAVGVPVGVAAAHRPWLYEGLRPVLDLMQTIPTFVYLIPALILFGLGMVPGLIATVIFAVPAPIRLTQLGISSTPQALIEAGEAFGATKRQLLWKVELPYALPNIMAGLTQTIMLSLSMVVIAALVGADGLGVPTLRALNQVNIARGFEVGVAIVLVAIVLDRFFRTESTGGRG; encoded by the coding sequence ATGGAATGGCTCGTCGAGCACAAGATTCCCATCGGCCAGTGGGCCAAGGCCTTCGTCGACTGGCTGACGGTCAACGCGGCCTGGCTGTTCGATTTCATCGCGCTCGTGCTCGAGCACATGATCGACGGCATCCTCTGGATCCTGCAGACGCCGCATCCGCTCGTCATCGTCGCCTTCACCGTCGCCCTCGCCTGGGTGGTGCGGCGCAGCCTGTCCTTTCCGATCTTCGTGCTGCTGGCGATGCTCCTGGTGATCAACCAGGGCTACTGGGAGGAGACGACCGAGACGCTGGCGCTGGTGATCTCGGCGACCGTCGTGTGCATGGCCGTCGGCGTTCCCGTCGGCGTCGCCGCCGCGCACCGGCCCTGGCTCTACGAGGGGCTGCGGCCGGTCCTCGACCTGATGCAGACGATCCCGACCTTCGTCTATCTGATCCCGGCGCTGATCCTGTTCGGCCTCGGCATGGTGCCCGGCCTGATCGCGACGGTGATCTTCGCGGTGCCGGCGCCGATCCGGCTGACCCAGCTCGGCATTTCCTCGACGCCGCAGGCGCTGATCGAGGCCGGCGAGGCCTTCGGCGCGACGAAGCGCCAGCTCCTGTGGAAGGTCGAGCTGCCCTATGCCCTGCCCAACATCATGGCCGGGCTGACCCAGACCATCATGCTGTCACTGTCGATGGTGGTGATCGCCGCCCTGGTCGGCGCCGACGGGCTCGGCGTGCCGACGCTGCGGGCGCTGAACCAGGTCAACATCGCCCGCGGCTTCGAGGTCGGCGTCGCCATCGTCCTGGTGGCGATCGTGCTCGACCGCTTCTTCCGCACCGAATCGACCGGCGGACGGGGCTGA
- the betA gene encoding choline dehydrogenase, translated as MTADYVIIGAGSAGCALAYRLSEDGRHSVIVLEKGGSDIGPLIQMPLAFSIPMNMARYDWGYQTEPEPHLGGRTLAVPRGKVIGGSSSINGMVYVRGHARDFDTWEELGAAGWGFRHVLPYFKRMETSHGGEAGWRGTKGPLHVTRGTLKNPLYRAFIDAGHEAGYPLTEDYNGCRQEGFGAMEMTVWQGRRWSAANAYLRPALKRGNVRLMTGVDAERIVFEGKRAGGVVIRQGGTTRTVTARREVIVAASSINSPKLLMLSGIGRADDLQAHGIDVVADRPGVGANLQDHLEVYVQYGSRQPITLNSHLNWLSKAWIGASWLLLRRGLGVSNQFESCAFIRSAAGVAYPDIQYHFLPAAVRYDGKAAVDRHGFQVHVGPMRSRSRGAVALRSGDPAQAPRVRFNYMSAPEDWDEFRACIRLTREIMEQPAMAPFIDGEIAPGTDVRDDAAIDDFIRAHVESAYHPCGTCRMGAADDETAVVDPQCRVIGVEGLRVVDSSIFPQITNGNLNAPSIMVGEKAADLILGRDPLPAANQEPWINPDWRTSQR; from the coding sequence CTGACGGCGGATTACGTCATCATCGGTGCCGGCTCGGCCGGCTGCGCGCTGGCCTATCGCCTGAGCGAGGACGGCCGCCATTCGGTGATCGTGCTGGAGAAGGGCGGCAGCGATATCGGCCCGCTGATCCAGATGCCGCTCGCCTTCTCGATCCCGATGAACATGGCCCGCTACGACTGGGGCTACCAGACCGAGCCGGAGCCGCATCTGGGCGGCCGCACGCTGGCGGTGCCGCGCGGCAAGGTGATCGGCGGGTCGTCGTCGATCAACGGCATGGTCTATGTGCGCGGCCACGCCCGCGACTTCGACACCTGGGAAGAGCTGGGCGCGGCCGGCTGGGGCTTCCGGCACGTGCTGCCCTACTTCAAGCGGATGGAGACGAGCCACGGCGGCGAGGCCGGCTGGCGCGGCACCAAGGGGCCGCTGCACGTCACCCGCGGCACGCTGAAGAACCCGCTCTACAGGGCCTTCATCGACGCGGGGCACGAGGCCGGCTATCCGCTGACGGAGGACTACAACGGCTGCCGGCAGGAAGGCTTCGGCGCCATGGAGATGACGGTGTGGCAAGGGCGGCGCTGGTCCGCCGCCAACGCCTATCTCAGGCCGGCGCTGAAGCGCGGCAACGTGCGGCTGATGACCGGCGTCGACGCCGAACGGATCGTCTTCGAGGGGAAGCGCGCCGGCGGCGTCGTCATCCGCCAGGGCGGCACGACACGGACCGTGACGGCGCGGCGCGAGGTGATCGTCGCCGCCTCCTCGATCAACTCGCCGAAGCTCCTGATGCTGTCGGGCATCGGCAGGGCCGACGACCTGCAGGCGCATGGCATCGACGTCGTCGCCGACCGGCCCGGCGTCGGCGCCAACCTGCAGGACCATCTGGAGGTCTACGTGCAGTACGGCTCGCGCCAGCCGATCACGCTGAACAGCCATCTCAACTGGCTCTCGAAGGCGTGGATCGGGGCGAGCTGGCTGTTGCTGCGCCGTGGCCTCGGCGTCTCGAACCAGTTCGAATCCTGCGCCTTCATCCGCTCGGCGGCGGGCGTCGCGTATCCGGACATCCAGTACCATTTCCTGCCCGCCGCGGTGCGCTACGACGGCAAGGCGGCGGTCGACCGGCACGGCTTCCAGGTCCATGTCGGACCGATGCGCTCACGCTCGCGCGGCGCCGTCGCGTTGCGGTCCGGCGACCCCGCGCAGGCCCCGCGCGTGCGGTTCAACTACATGTCGGCGCCCGAGGACTGGGACGAGTTCCGCGCCTGCATCCGCCTGACCCGCGAGATCATGGAACAGCCGGCGATGGCGCCGTTCATCGACGGCGAGATCGCGCCGGGCACCGATGTGCGCGACGACGCCGCCATCGACGACTTCATCCGCGCGCACGTGGAAAGCGCCTATCACCCCTGCGGCACCTGCCGCATGGGCGCGGCGGACGACGAGACGGCCGTGGTCGATCCGCAATGCCGGGTGATCGGCGTCGAGGGCCTGCGCGTCGTCGACTCCTCGATCTTCCCGCAGATCACCAACGGCAATCTCAACGCGCCCTCGATCATGGTCGGCGAGAAGGCCGCCGACCTGATCCTCGGCCGCGACCCGCTGCCGGCGGCGAACCAGGAGCCGTGGATCAATCCGGACTGGCGGACGAGCCAGCGGTAG
- the choV gene encoding choline ABC transporter ATP-binding protein, whose protein sequence is MPGPKREPAVRFTDVDIVFGKAPETALPLIDAGRSREEIQSETGQILGACGCTLDVGEGEIVVLMGLSGSGKSTLLRAVNGLNRIIRGEVLVRDGDRFVNPNTCSPDELRHLRRHRVAMVFQQFGLLPWRTVEDNVGFGLELAGMPAAERKARVAAQLELVGLSSWGGKQVHELSGGMQQRVGLARAFATDAPILLMDEPFSALDPLIRARLQDELLELQQRLKRTIVFVSHDLDEALKIGNKIAIMEGGRVVQFGTPHDIVLDPANDYVADFVAHMNPLSVLRAVELMTRIADCEARDGARVLDAAAGLALAADGSVRRDGGDAGLAALGEAEPAPGMVCTCAPETPVRDLMRARLVTGLPVLVVEDGAVIGRVGDAEIYDGLLGRS, encoded by the coding sequence ATGCCGGGACCGAAGAGGGAACCCGCAGTTCGCTTCACCGACGTCGACATCGTCTTCGGCAAGGCGCCGGAGACGGCGCTGCCGCTGATCGACGCCGGCCGCAGCCGCGAGGAGATCCAGAGCGAGACGGGCCAGATCCTCGGCGCCTGCGGCTGCACGCTCGACGTCGGCGAGGGCGAGATCGTCGTGCTGATGGGCCTGTCCGGCTCCGGCAAGTCGACGCTGCTGCGCGCGGTCAACGGCCTCAACCGGATCATCCGCGGCGAGGTGCTGGTGCGCGACGGCGACCGCTTCGTCAATCCGAACACCTGCTCGCCCGACGAACTCAGGCACCTGCGCCGGCATCGCGTCGCCATGGTGTTCCAGCAGTTCGGCCTCTTGCCCTGGCGCACGGTCGAGGACAATGTCGGCTTCGGCCTCGAGCTCGCCGGCATGCCGGCGGCCGAGCGCAAGGCCCGCGTCGCCGCCCAGCTCGAGCTGGTCGGCCTGTCGTCCTGGGGCGGCAAGCAGGTGCACGAGCTGTCCGGCGGCATGCAGCAGCGCGTCGGCCTCGCCCGCGCGTTCGCCACCGACGCGCCGATCCTTCTGATGGACGAGCCGTTCTCCGCGCTCGATCCGCTGATCCGCGCGCGCCTGCAGGACGAGCTGCTGGAGTTGCAGCAGCGCCTGAAGCGCACCATCGTATTCGTCAGCCACGATCTCGACGAGGCGCTAAAGATCGGCAACAAGATCGCGATCATGGAGGGTGGCCGCGTCGTCCAGTTCGGCACGCCGCACGACATCGTGCTCGATCCGGCCAACGACTACGTCGCCGATTTCGTCGCCCACATGAACCCGCTGTCGGTGCTGCGCGCCGTCGAGCTGATGACCCGGATCGCCGACTGCGAGGCGCGTGACGGCGCCCGCGTGCTCGACGCCGCCGCCGGTCTCGCGCTCGCGGCCGACGGATCGGTCCGCCGCGATGGCGGCGATGCCGGCCTGGCCGCCCTCGGCGAGGCAGAGCCGGCGCCGGGCATGGTCTGCACCTGCGCGCCGGAGACGCCGGTGCGCGACCTGATGCGGGCCCGCCTCGTCACCGGCCTGCCGGTTCTCGTCGTCGAGGACGGCGCGGTGATCGGCAGGGTCGGCGATGCCGAGATCTACGACGGATTGCTCGGCCGGTCCTAG
- the betI gene encoding transcriptional regulator BetI, whose amino-acid sequence MPKLGMEPIRRRALISAAIETIHDRGFCDVTVGQIARRAGVSSALAHHYFGSKEHLLVATMRHLLNELGAAIGERLRDAKGPRERVSAVIAGNFAPDQFQPATISAWLAFYVQAQTVADAHRLHRIYARRLKSNLVHGLALLIPRDQAIDAAEGAAALIDGLWIRYALSENRPDPEAAIRVVEDFVESRIRQVRQ is encoded by the coding sequence ATGCCGAAGCTTGGAATGGAGCCGATCCGCCGCCGGGCGCTGATCAGCGCGGCCATCGAGACGATCCACGATCGCGGCTTCTGCGACGTCACGGTCGGGCAGATCGCGCGGCGCGCCGGCGTGTCGTCGGCGCTGGCGCACCACTATTTCGGCTCCAAGGAACACCTGCTGGTCGCCACCATGCGCCACCTGCTGAACGAGCTCGGCGCGGCGATCGGCGAGCGCCTGCGGGACGCGAAGGGCCCGCGCGAGCGCGTCTCGGCTGTGATCGCCGGCAATTTCGCGCCAGACCAGTTCCAGCCGGCCACGATCTCGGCCTGGCTGGCGTTCTACGTCCAGGCGCAGACCGTGGCGGACGCGCATCGGCTGCACCGCATCTACGCGCGCCGGCTGAAGAGCAACCTGGTGCACGGCCTGGCGCTGCTGATCCCGCGCGACCAGGCCATCGACGCGGCGGAAGGGGCGGCCGCGCTGATCGACGGATTGTGGATCCGCTACGCGCTTTCCGAGAACCGGCCGGACCCGGAAGCCGCCATCCGGGTCGTCGAGGACTTCGTGGAATCGCGCATCAGGCAGGTCCGGCAATGA